Genomic DNA from Methanosarcina sp. MTP4:
CCTTCGTTTTCTGGACCGTGGAATTTTCCCTGCTGGTCCTGATCCTGATGGGCCTTTCCGAAACCCCTTCGATTCCTACCGCCTTTGCAGCCCAGGTCCTCATGGCTGTGATCATGATAGTCCCTGCAACCCCCGGAGCAAGCGGGGTCGCGGAATTCGGGGCAGCATCCCTCTTCTCAGTCTTTGTAAGCCCCTCCATCCTCGGAATCACCGTGCTTGCCTGGAGAGCCCTGACCTACTACATGAACCTCCTGGTGGGCGGCTTTGTGAGCCTGAAAGTACTAAAAGACATGGACGTGATCAAAAAGCTGATAGGAGACTCCACAGAAAGTCACAGAGTGCCTGAAAATCCCCAGGTACCCCACACTGAGCTCCCTGAAGCTCCCTGACCCTTTGACCCCTGATGCCCCCTGATCCCTTGATCCCTTTCAACATTTTTTATCAGCATTTTGCATCAAACACTTTATATCCTATCTTCGCAAAAGTTCCTACAACATGTCTTCCGGAGAACTTATTTTCGAAATCCTGAGAAAAAGCGTGCACCTGGTTTCAGTCCTTATTGTGCTTATCTACGAGTATTTCGGAAAACAGGAAGTTCTCTGGGTGCTCATGCTTTTCCTGATCTTTGTCCTGGTCCTCGACTATTTCCGGCTTGAACAGGACATGAAAATCCCCTTTTTCCATACAATGTACAGGGAAAAGGAAGGATGCAGGCTTGGAGGGCATATCTATTTTGCACTGGGAGCAGTAGCAGTCATCTGTCTTTTCTCCAGGGAAATCGCCTATGCCGCAATCCTGATGACAACCTTGGGAGACCTTGTTGCAGCCCTTATCGGAAAATTCTACGGAAAAAGAAGAGTGTTTCACACAACATTCAAAAATGACAAGTCCCTTGAAGGCTCAGGCGCCGAGCTCCTCGTAGACTTCGTTGTCGGGCTCCTTATTCTCGGAAACCCCATCGTGGCCCTGGTCATGGCCTTTTTCGCAACCCTCGCAGAAACCGCAGTCAACAAAATCGATGATAACCTGGTGGTCCCCCTCTTTTCCGGCTTTTTCGGGCAGATGACCGTGCTGGTGCTTGCCCATATCTGAAAAAGGCTGCCCAGGAAACAAGGGCTCAAAAAGAGAGGGAAGAGAACAAAAACAAAAGGGTAGGTTCGAGCAGATGTAAGAACTTATCCGGAACAGCCGGATTGCTGTCTCAGACTGTTTTTTCCGCTTGCTTGCAAGCGGCCTTCCCAAAAAGCAAAATTGAAACAGAACCAGACTGAAAGCCATCACAAGCGGGATAAAAAGGGCAAATGTCCATATTTTTTTGTTTTTAGCTGTTCTCAGTGCTTTTGGCTTGAAATTTTATTCTTGTTCTTGTTTTTAGCTGTTCTCAGCGCTTTTGTTTTTAGCTGTCCTCATTGATTTTGTTTTTAGCTGTCCTCATTGATTTTGTTTTTAGCTGTTCTCAATGCTTTTGGCTTGAAATTTTATCCTTGTTATTGTTTTTAGCTGTTCTCGTGCTTATTTCTATGAATTTTCAGGGAAAAGCCGGCCGCCTACGGCGCCCGGTGAGAATGCGGGGCATAGAGCAAATCAACAACCGTAACTCCGGCATTAACTTATCCCCACAAACCTTTTTCAATTTACTTTTCAAGTACCGGTATTCTCACCGGTCAGCTTGCTGACCGGCTTTTTCCAAAAATGAAATCTTAAAATTGAGTTCATACACAGCACTGTTTTGAATTTAAAGACCAATCAGAAAAAGGGCATCACAATATACAAAATATATATTCTGATGACTGAGATGGGCACCACAATAACCAAAAAATACATTCTAATGACTATCGAGGTCATTGGGACAACTAAAAAAGGCACCTGAATGACTGCCTAGGAACCTGAGACGTCTGACGGGAAAAGTAGAAAAAAGGATGGCAGGGGAGCAAGAGAAGAAAGAAAAGGGAAGAGCAAAAGAAGAAAGAAGAGGGAGAAAG
This window encodes:
- a CDS encoding diacylglycerol/polyprenol kinase family protein; translated protein: MSSGELIFEILRKSVHLVSVLIVLIYEYFGKQEVLWVLMLFLIFVLVLDYFRLEQDMKIPFFHTMYREKEGCRLGGHIYFALGAVAVICLFSREIAYAAILMTTLGDLVAALIGKFYGKRRVFHTTFKNDKSLEGSGAELLVDFVVGLLILGNPIVALVMAFFATLAETAVNKIDDNLVVPLFSGFFGQMTVLVLAHI